In Procambarus clarkii isolate CNS0578487 chromosome 74, FALCON_Pclarkii_2.0, whole genome shotgun sequence, one DNA window encodes the following:
- the LOC138356791 gene encoding uncharacterized protein, whose translation MATNTTPSTKATNTKPSTMATNTAPFYQGYQHNTVYQGYQHNTVYHGYQHNTVYQGYQHNTVYQGYQHSTGLPRLPTQHRLPRLPTQTPSTMATNINTVYHGYQHNTVYQGYQHKTVYNGYQHSTVYQGYQHNTVYQGYQHNTVYHGYYHGCQHNTVYQGYQHNTVYHGCQHNTATNTTPSTKGTNTTPVYHGYQHNTVYHGCQHNTVYQGYQHRLPMATNTTPSTKATNTTPSTWLPTQPPSTKATNTAPSTMAAKHNTVYQGYQHSTVYHGCQHNTVYQGYQHNTVYHGFNTTPSTMATNTVYNGYQHRLPRQPTQHRLPWLPT comes from the exons ATGGctaccaacacaacaccgtctaccaaGGCTACCAACACAAAACCGTCTACAATGGCTACCAACACAGCACCGTTCTACCAAGGctaccaacacaacaccgtctaccaaggctaccaacataacaccgtctaccatggctaccaacataacaccgtctaccaaggctaccaacacaacaccgtctaccaaGGCTACCAACACAGCACCGGTCTACCAAGGctaccaacacaacaccgtctaccaaGGCTACCAACACAAACACCGTCTACCATGGCTACCAACATAAACACCGTCTATCATGGctaccaacacaacaccgtctaccaaGGCTACCAACACAAAACCGTCTACAATGGCTACCAACACAGCACCGTCTACCAAGGctaccaacacaacaccgtctaccaaGGCTACCAACATAACACCGTCTATCATGGCTACTACCATGGCTgccaacacaacaccgtctaccaaggctaccaacataacaccgtctaccatggctgccaacataacacc gctaccaacacaacaccgtctaccaagggtaccaacacaacacctgtctACCATGGCTACCAACATAACACCGTCTACCATGGCTgccaacacaacaccgtctaccaaGGCTACCAACACCGTCTACCTATGGctaccaacacaacaccgtctaccaaggctaccaacacaacaccgtctacATGGCTGCCAACACAACCACCGTCTACCAAGGCTACCAACACAGCACCGTCTACCATGGCTGCCAaacacaacaccgtctaccaaggctaccaacacagcaccgtctaccatggctgccaacacaacaccgtctaccaaGGCTACCAACATAACACCGTCTACCATGGCTTCAACACAACACCGTCTACAATGGCTACCAACACCGTCTACAATGGCTACCAACACCGTCTACCAaggcaaccaacacaacaccgtctaccatgGCTGCCAACATAA
- the LOC138356792 gene encoding uncharacterized protein, which yields MATNITPSTKATNTTPSTKATNTAPSTKATNTTPSTKATNTTPSTMATNITPSIMATNTTPSTKATNTKPSTMATNTAPSTKATNTTPSTKATNITPSIMATTMAANTTPSTRLPT from the coding sequence ATGGCTACCAACATAACACCGTCTACCAAGGctaccaacacaacaccgtctaccaaggctaccaacacagcaccgtctaccaaggctaccaacacaacaccgtctaccaaggctaccaacacaacaccgtctaccatgGCTACCAACATAACACCGTCTATCATGGctaccaacacaacaccgtctaccaaGGCTACCAACACAAAACCGTCTACAATGGCTACCAACACAGCACCGTCTACCAAGGctaccaacacaacaccgtctaccaaGGCTACCAACATAACACCGTCTATCATGGCTACTACCATGGCTgccaacacaacaccgtctacAAGGCTACCAACATAA